The stretch of DNA GTTCCCCTGACACACAGGAGAGAAACGCGCGAGTTAATGCGAGcgcgcccgcaccgccgcccctagGCCAGCCCGAGGGAGAGAGCCCCGAGACGAGCCATGGCGCCGGCGGAGCTCCGCACCGTGGCCGTGCCCTCTTCCCCACTTCCGCTCCgcgtcctgctgctgctgctgctgctgctctcgcTCCTCGCAGTCTCAGGTACCTGGTGCTAGCTCGTTCTCTCCCCGTTCATGGCGTCGCTACTGCGGTAGATGCGTTCGTCGCCTCTTGGTCCTTGATTGCACTTGATGGACGTCCCTGGCCTTCAAATCGCTCTAGATTTTGGGTCCCTTGTGATTGCCAGGCTAAGCCATGCATGAAAAATTTTTTGAACTTCGTCTCTCCTTTTTGTTACCGGTTTCTTGAAAGGCCCTTGAGTTCAGTTCCTGCGAAGGGCAGTATCCCCGAATCttgtttcattttttttctgaATCTTTTTAGCACGGGgcgatgagaccatccttcctGTATcgtgcagcagggcagctgctcTATCTTTCTTTCTGCAAATGATGGCCTGGAGCATTGCGGCGTCGCGAGGTCGTTTTCGTGGGTTTCTTGGGTTTTGATTTCAGCCGGCTGGTCCGACGTGTGCTTGACAGAGCGAACAATTAAATTTCCACGTCATACGGCGACCCCTCGCTGGAATCACGTATGCCTGATTTTGACATTCGCTTGAAATTTTCTCCCGGCTGTCCGATCTGTGCACGTTTTATTCGGAAAACGACGCCCGTCCTACCCATGAGCATCACAAGCCAGTTCATGTGCGAAAGGGAACCGCATTTAATTTCCCACAAATTTTGTTTTGCTGTTCCGACGCACTACTAGCAGCCTAGTATCTCTTGCCGACCTAATTATCACTAGGATGCGATTACAAATATCTCATCAAAATATACTACTAGCACTTTTCCTTCGTCAGCAATTTATGCCAAATTCAACGTGATTTTTCTTGCCATTTTGAGCCTCTTCCTAAATCTGAacatttgattttttttttccggCCGTGATTGCAGCCGTCGACGTTGtatcggcggcgacggcgccgctCAAGTTCGGGATCAACTACGGCCAGATCGCGAACAACCTCCCGCACCCGACGCAGGTGTCGGGCCTCCTGCGGTCGCTCAACGTCAACCGTGTCAAGCTCTACGACGCCGACCCGGCCGTGCTCACGGCCTTCGCCGGCACGGGCGTCGAGTTCATCGTCGGGAACGAGGACCTCCAGAACCTGACCGACGCCCGCAAGGCCCGCGCCTGGGTGGCGCAGCACGTGCAGCCGTTCCTCCCCGGCACGCGCATCACCTGCATCACCGTCGGCAACGAGGTGCTTTCCGGCAAGGACACGGCCGCCATGCAGAACCTGCTCCCAGCCATGCAGGCCGTGTACCAGGCCGTGTCCGACCTGGGCCTCGCCGCCCAGGTGAACGTCTCTACGGCGCACTCCGTCAACATCCTCGCCAGCAGCTACCCGCCGTCGTCGGGCGTGTTCCGGGAGGAGCTCGCGCAGTACATCCAGCCCATCCTCAACTTCCACGCCGAGGTCCGCTCGCCGTTCCTCATCAACGCCTACCCCTTCTTCGCCTACAAGGCGAGCCCCGGCAGCGTCTCGCTGCCGTACGTGCTCTTCGAGCCCAACCCCGGCGTGGTCGACCCCAACACCAACCTCACCTACGACAACATGCTCTACGCCCAGATCGACGCCGTGTACGCGGCCATGAAGGCCATGGGGCACACGGACCTCACCGTCAGGATCTCCGAGACCGGGTGGCCGTCCAAGGGGGACGACAACGAGGTGGGCGCCACCGTGGCCAACGCCGCGGCGTACAACGGGAACCTGATGAAGAGGATCGCCATGGGCCAGGGGACGCCGCTCAGGCCGGACGTCCCCATCGATGTGTTCGTGTTCGCGCTCTTCAACGAGGACATGAAGCCCGGGCCGGCGTCGGAGAGGAACTATGGGCTCTTTTACCCCAACGGCACGCCGGTGTACAACCTCGGGTTCAACGGAGCATCCTTCAGCCCGTCGCCGACGTTCTCCTCTTCTTCCAAGCCGACGGTAAGAAAATTCTGAGTTTATTATTGACAAAACTCTGAATCCAAATTCAGTCGCGTAATTGCAAACCCGATTAGATTTTTACAGAAAAGGTTTATTTGAAGCAACTAAAAAACACGGCAAATAACATCTCTGTACGAGTTGCTTATCCTTCTTTCTTACCCATTGTGTTCGTTCACTGCTTGCAGATTACATTTCTGATGGCGGTTGTTGTCCTACTCGCCGGCTTTTCCCTATGACCTACACCAGTATTGTGCGAGAAGAATTGCTATTTCCTGACTAACCCATTTGTGCTTGCATCGGACATCATACTAGCTACCTGAGCCCATAATCTGACTTTGAGGTAAGCTTATCTCGATAGCATTCCTCTTCAGACAATTTACTTTCTAAAATTGTTTTCTAAACTGTTCAGCTCTGTCTGGGATTGCGGTAGCTAGCCTTTCTAAGAATTCTTATTAATTTTCTTGTTATATATGGACGTAGCAGTTACTTGAAAGCATCTTTACACAGCAAATAACAAATATGTAGCATTGTATAGAAGCAATGTTTCGGAACAAAGTCTACTACTACGTTGTGTATAGccaatttttttttttaaaaaaaaactgtgTACAAGGAACTGGTGCTCCTACGTACTAGTTAGGCTGCACAATTGTTTAAGAACCAAGAAGGTTTGAGGTTGAGTACCGAATACCGATTTTCAAAACCCTGACTAGAAGTAGTAAGATTATCCTAAGTAGATTCCACACGTCATCATACAGCTATCAGCTCCTAACCTGGTTTTTGAGAAGAAAGTTATAAGCCATGGAACCGAGTAGTTTGTCAACCTGTCTGCCACGATCTTAGGTGGTCGGTCATCCTGCCCTGGGGGCAACATATATGTTCGGCCGTTTTTGCCTCCGGCCCTGCCGATGCCACGGGATGTCTTCGGTTAGCCTATTCCCCAGGGAGGCAGGCCGGTGGTTGATCGGTTCCTGCGCTGTCCATGCCCTGAGAGCTCCAAACCGACCAACCAAAGAGGACCGCCCTTGCTCGCATCATCTCGAAAAGAATCGAATGGGCATTGTCACGAAAGGAAACACGCATGGCTAGCTGCAGCATGCTTCCATCTGATGGCCACTTTTCAGAAGCAACCGTTCCTTTGGCAAAATCAGGAGCCCGTTGTTGTTGAGCGCTAGCTGTTGTCGCCAAACCTTGAGAGCAGGGAATTTTCTGAGAGTTCCAGACTACCTACCTTTTCAAAATGAAAGATGGTGGTCCATTCAGTGTTTTGGTCAATTCAGCTCAAGCTGGAGTTTGCGCCTCTTTTATTTGCTATAAATATATATGCTCTGTTGATTGCTTGATTTATTCCTCATAATAAGGTCCGTTGGGGCATTGACATGCGACTGAAAAACTTCTAACATTGTTCTAATTGCTTATCTACTTTGTATTTGTATATGCAGGTTAGCAAGATTTTTTGTTCACTTCATCAGTTGATTGGATTGGAAGGTTGCAGCTAGTCCTAtacagaggaaggagaaggcggATGTACCATCATCAATTCTATGCACGTGTTCATGAAAATCAGTCAAGCAGCTGTAAAATTTTGACAATATGCATGGAATAGAACTGTACAAGTACAAATACTGGTTATATAGATACAGCGAGCATGCGACTTGGAGTGGTTATTTAGTTCTGTTCTTTTACTGTATTATATATTCACCTTAAAGGGAAAAGTCCCGGTTTACACCCATGAAAAAATAGCAAAAGTCCAATTTTTAATcttaaactacaaaaccggATAAGAGAGACCATTCAACTGTTGAAAACAACAAAAATTGCCCCTTAGAGTGGTTTCGAAGGtggatttttatttttatataaaaaattaaaaaattctaattagatctaaaaaaatcaaaactaaatcattttaaataaaaaaaatatgaaactagtaccaaaatttttctaaaaatataacctatctattattgctctatttgaatcttatttattcaaaagtaataggcataactataagcaaccaaatactatgaaCATAAAAAAATAGATCCGAATAACTAACAAGTATTGTGCCAATAGATaagttacatttttagaaaaattttggtATTCATTCTGTATTTTTTGGATTTGAAATGAATTAATTATTACTTATGAaatttttagtttaaatttgaatattttttattttcacaAAATGGAAAACCACCTTCGAAACCACCATAAGGGCCAAATTTGCCCGGTTTCAACAGTTGGATGACCTCTCTTATTCGGTTTTACAGTTTAAAGTTGAAAATCAAACTTTTGcattagggcctgtttggatcctttggcaaaagggcaaatagcAAAAAATTTGCTCCTTTTTTCCATTTGGACCCAAACACCCTATGGCAAAAGGGAAATAGCAAAAACATATAGCAAAAGGGAAACAGCAAAAATAGCAACCCTATCTCGCATCCCGCCCGATCCCGCATCCGCCCGACCTCCGCCAGTCCGCCGCATCCGCCCGACCTCCGCCACGCGgcacccccgccgcccggcgcctcaCCCCACCGCccggcgcctccgccgcccgaccccgccgcccgccgcccggcgcccaaCTCCACCGCCCGGcgaccccgccgcccgaccccgccgcccggcgcgtGACCCTGCCGCCtaaccccgccgcccgccgcccagcgcccgacctcgccgcccgccgcccgaccccgccgcccggcgcctccgccgccccgcgcccgacCCCGCCGACGCCGCCAGCGCCCGACCCCAACCGCCagcgcccgaccccgccgcaGTGCCGGCCTCCGCCGACCCTGCCGCCAGCGCTCGCTTCCGCCTCTCCCTCACGCCCACCGCCAGTAGCAGCACTACTCCCTAAGACCGCGCCCACGTCCTCACAGGCCGAGTCCACCGCCACCGGCGCATCTCCTCGGCCTCCGCCTCCGACGACCCCAAAAGAAGGACCGGAGATGGCCGGATTTGGGGCTGACAAGTACAAAGAAAGGTTTCCACACCCACCTCTAGGTACAATACCAATCTGTGCAACAAGTACATGACATGTGTTGTTTTATTGTTGATTTTCTTACTAACAGAAAATTAATTTTGTAGGGAAGTACTACCTAGTGGATTCGGGATATCCAAATCGTGCAGGTTATCTTGCATCTTACAAGGGGACAAAATACCATATACCAGAGTTTCGTAATTCCACAATGCCCAGAGGTACGAAAGAGACCTTCAATTTTGCTCATTCTTCACTTAGAAATGTCGTGGAAAGGGCCTTTGGAGTTTTAAAAATAAAGTGGAGGATGTTGTTGAAAGTGCCAAGCTACCCACCGGCAAAGCAAGCCCGAATAATTGTAGCATGCATGGCATTGCATAATTTTATTAGAGAGAGTAAGCTTATGGATGAACAATTTGATCGTTGCGACCGTGATGAGCACTATGTTCCAGTTGAGGCATCAATGTCACAAACACGTACACGGGACACGGGACGATTGGATGAAGATTGCAACATGAATAAATTTCGAGATCAACTGGCCAATGCTTTGTACAATAGATAAACTTTAGAAGTGCAAATTTGTGTACTTTGTATGGAACTGTATGAACTTTGGATAAATAATTGTATGCACTTTGGTTTGGACTGTATAAATTTTGGATTGTCAATTTTATGCACTCTGTATGAAATAGCGGGAAAGAGGTGGCGGGAAAGGGGATAGGAGAGGGAGAAAAGGGGTTTAAAAGAGCTTTTGCCAAAACTTTTaccatttggatccaaacatccctaatggcaaaaattttgccacttttggcaaatggcaaaatttttgcccttttgcactttggatccaaacactacCTTAGTTCAAGGATGTAAATCGAAATTTTCCTTTATCAGAAATAATTTATCATCAGATAGATCAGATAGTTCTTTGTATGGTTTTGTTCAATTATAGCCTTTTGCGGTTGCCCCAACGATGTTCGCAAACCCCCCTAACCCCAACCCCCAccctgtcagtgttttaccgccacgtccACCGAGGATAcctccgaggtggtgagtttgtagataGGGTGTCTCCAACATTAGGAATtcaaaggtgcaaaggaacgtaagattttagacaggttcgggccactgagagtgtaataccctacgtcatgtgtggtttgtattgcttttgatgatgattgtccgCGAGGGGATCCTTGTCCGTCCTTATGTAGTCTAGAGGGACagatttacatggaagtcctagtcaggtaaagcctaggagtcctacccaagtacttcTCGGATAGTTTCCTACCATGTCCGACTAATTTCACCAttgtacgagtaatcctactgcattacgagtagttactgtcagggatagatcctctAGGTATCGCAAGGAAGCTatccgtgaggaaaaagaagtctgattcctactaggattccactgtaatcctattaggactcataccttctAATcatactaggactcctaccttgtaatcctactaggaaccccatcccctgtaatatataaaggagggtagggatacctagatagagagagaaccaacagagaaccaacagagagcagccaataggctactcaacacccaagcgcagggtgcAATATAcgacaccccaaaacaggacttagggtattacgctactctagcggcccgaacctgtctaaatttatATCTTGTGTTCTTGCATTCACCTTCAaattccagatccggcgatccctcaccaaataatcacctaccttagggtatctctaggtaggccgacggtaaaaacaccgacagttacAAAAGGTGTAGAGCGTGGGCCacgtcccatcccgtatcctaggagaagtgtgctacatgtacagtcccgtgtgcccggatctgacaagcccccgagctcttcgtagccgagtattgcaggcatccgagtacttctgaaggcgtcttcgagttctcctaaACTCCATCTGGAAGGTGCCCTCCGAGTACTCTCTTGggtgcatcgaggctgtgaggtgctcataccacgagtagttgtccagtcttctttatatggggtgcaattaaactcgcactccatatagagtagcccccgagtcttaggttgactcgtagaatcaggctgagggtcaatttaatcttgagtcttatGTCTTTATCTTCTAGTagttttgaaaaataagtcgctgatgacacatgtcccgcagcccctgagcctttgaatccaaatccccaaggttttggaataaaggatccaaaaaattatggcatgcaatatatagcagtaaaaatttgatggtgaacatgggcagattggtgtagtaaatttgaaaactttTTTTCAGGATAAGTTCCCTGAAAAAACGGTGAAATAAAAAACATCCCCAACAAACACCCAAAGTTATCTCTCAAATCAACCTTTGTACCCTgagccaatgactaaataagaccTCCGAGTAATAATTTGAACAAACCTCTTATTTTGGAATAAcatccctgaaataatggttaataAATATCTCTCCAAGATAAATCTTAGAAAGCGATCGGGTATTGTCGAGAAATTTACAGCATCCAGTGTTGAAACATGAGAGTTGTCTGTTGAAGCAGGCTGAGTGCCTTGTCGCATCAAACCCCCGAGCCAGGAGCCAGATGGTAAGCATGAAGTAGTCGTAGCAGAACGGTggcgctagcccctgagtccgAGCATTTAGCAAGTAGCTGCTGGTGCTTGAACAGTCGATGAAGGCATCTAATTGGAGTCGATCCTgactaggattgtagtcaagACAACTAGTCGAAATAGTCGAACGTGTGCAGAGcgagtcgtaaaccagtaaactTCTTGTCATAGCAGCGATGCCCCTTCGATAACATAGCGTATTAGTCGTAaacaagtaatatgttactgggAATAAGGCAGTAagaccccttcagcaaacttgcacgtaatactagATGTAAACCggtaaaatggagttgtactggaagtataagCACAAAGACCCTTTAGAAACCCAAgagactagtcggaaactagtaattaggtactgaaagtatgggagcaaggccccttcaataaacctgcgcgtaataccagtcgtaaaccggtaaaatggagttgtactggtaGTATCAATCTCCAGGCACCAATAGAAGATGTCCCCAGTTGATCAAGGACTAAACCGACATAAATGttcaatattccaagaatttggtaccTCTTGACCATCCGAGTATTGTAAGCGATAAGATCCagggcctgtaaccttgtgcacaatgaaagaTCTTTCCCATCAtgaattaagcttgtgtagcCCGGTATCATCCTGGATTCATCGAAGAATCATATATCTCCAACGttgaaagagcgtcgttgaaTGTTCCTGTCGTGGTAACGACGAACTCATTATAAGTAGCGAGCCGACTGCAACAATGCATTGCATCAGATTTCCTCTACCGAGtcaagctcgagatgtcttgcagtgtcagcctcgccttcttcaaacatctccagttGTGGAGATTTTCACATCacatcagctggtaatatagcttcagactcatgtatgagaaagaaaggtgactggtCTGGacctttgcttggttgtgtgtgaAGCCCCCAGGCTACTAATGAaatctcattgatccacttgccgtCCTTTGTGCTGTTCCCGTCATAGAGTtatttcttcaatccatcaacaATCAAACCGTGGGCACACTCAAACTGGCCATTGGCCCATGGGTGAGCCaatgaaacatatttgacttcaataaAATTGCGTTCACAAAAGTCTCAGAattgatgcgagtggaaattggatcccaaataTGTAATGATGGTGTTGGGAAAGCCAAAGCGGtgtaagatgtcgcagatgaaagtaaccacacGATCTGCAGTGAGCGTTGCGATTGGCTtttactcaatccacttggtaaaattgttgattgccaccaacacgtgtgttAAACCTCCTGGCATAGTtgttaagggccctatcatgtctaggccccagcatgcaaacggccatgaaagtggtatggtgatgaggctatgagccgAGACATGAGGCTATGAGCCAGGACGTGAGGctatttgccaaagaattgacaattgGTGCACCGATgaacgagtgcttcggcatctgccaaagcagtcggaCAGTAGAAACTAGAACGAAACgtcttgccgactagtgtgcgagaagctgcgtggttcccgcacacgccttcatgaatctcttggagtatttctTTGCCCTCCTCTGTGCTGACACATTTCATGAGTAtacctgatgctgatccacgcttgtatagattgcccccgactagaacataccctttgctgtaccgtaggatgcgagtagcttcaaTACGTTTTGGATCGACGccgggggtagtttgtgctcctggatgtagtcgatgaacgCCATCCTCCAgtcaacctcgatcatcaagacctctcgattGGGTTCCTTAGGACCCTaagcgatggaacttgagttTGGTGCCCTAATGGAAGAGTGACGCAACTCGTGAacaaaaactcccggtgggatgTTACCTCGATCAGAACCCGGGTTCAAGAGCACATCCGCGCTCACGTCATTGTCGCGaaccacatggtgaatttccagcCCTGAGAACTtattctcgagcttgcgtatttccataACGTAGGCGTTTATGGTGTGCTTGTTGatgtcccattccttgttgacttgttgaaccaccgataaggagtcaccatagacgagtagtcgcttgatgccgaGGGAGACTGCCAGGCATAGCCCATGCAATAAagcctcatactcggcttcgttgttggaCACCTCGAATAGAATTTGAAACACGTACTTGAGCTGTTCTCTTCTcgggctgatgaaaagtactcccgcaccatcgccaccgagcttgagtgagccgtcaaaatacatgatccaatgctctggttggttggttggttggggcttctACTTGGTTTTCTtgccactccgccatgaaatcgactagtgcctacGATTTGATGGCTGTCtagggcttgaagtcgagtgtaAGGGCTCCCAGCTCTACTGCCTATTTGGAGATGCGCCCGGTagcgtcccgattgtggaggatatctgcCAATGTAAAGTCAGAGACTACCAGGATATTGTATGTATCGAAGTAGTGATGAAGCTTCCTGAAAGTGATTAGTATACCGTAAAGTATTTTTTGAATCATTGGGTAatgaaccttagattcagagaggacttcgccGACGAAGTAAACTGGTCGCTGCACCCCGAAGGCGTGGCCTTCTTCCTGTCACCATGATTGCCATACTGACCATGTGAGTAGTTGTGGTGATATAGAGGAACAGATTctcgcctggttggggagcAGTCAGGATGGGTGGTGATTGCAtatggtgcttgagatcttgcagcacCTATTTTGCCTTCTCGGTCCACTTGAACTTGTCAtggagcttgagcaatttgaagaaggttAATCCTctttctccaagtcgggagatgtaTCGATCAAAGCTGCCATGCATCCTGTGAGCTTTTGGATGTTCTTGATCGTTcttggagcatccatggctatGATGGCTTTGATCTTCTCCGGATTTGCTTCGATCCCGCGGTcactgatgatgaacccgagtagtttgcCTTGAGGCACGCCAAAGACACACTTTGTCGGGTTTAGCTTTCATCAAAACCATCGCAAGCTGTTGAAGGTCTCCTTgagatcagtgatgaactcatcatgtggtttggtcttgatgaccacatcatccacgtaagcttcaatGTTGTGGTGTAGCTAGTCcgcaaggcacagttggatggcccgttgataggtggctcctgcgttcttcaacccaaatGATATTGTGGTGTAggcgtatgctccaaagggggtgatgaacgccgttttgatctggtcctccttgagagctatatgatgatagcccgagtagcagttgaggaaggagagcaagacgcagccagccgtggagtcgacgacttggtggatgcgtgggagcgcgaaggatccttcgggcagtgtttattaagatcagtataatccacacacatcctctattcattattattctttttcagtacaagtacagggttagctaaccactcggggtggtacacttctttaataaaaccagccgcgagtagttttgctagctctttcttgatggcctccctcttgtcgggggcaaagcgtcgtagtcgttgcttTTTTGGAGCGGCTTTAGAGTCGACTTTTAgtcaatgctcaatcaactccttagacacccctggcatatccgctggtttccatgcgaatatgtcttgaT from Panicum hallii strain FIL2 chromosome 3, PHallii_v3.1, whole genome shotgun sequence encodes:
- the LOC112887823 gene encoding glucan endo-1,3-beta-glucosidase 14-like, whose amino-acid sequence is MAPAELRTVAVPSSPLPLRVLLLLLLLLSLLAVSAVDVVSAATAPLKFGINYGQIANNLPHPTQVSGLLRSLNVNRVKLYDADPAVLTAFAGTGVEFIVGNEDLQNLTDARKARAWVAQHVQPFLPGTRITCITVGNEVLSGKDTAAMQNLLPAMQAVYQAVSDLGLAAQVNVSTAHSVNILASSYPPSSGVFREELAQYIQPILNFHAEVRSPFLINAYPFFAYKASPGSVSLPYVLFEPNPGVVDPNTNLTYDNMLYAQIDAVYAAMKAMGHTDLTVRISETGWPSKGDDNEVGATVANAAAYNGNLMKRIAMGQGTPLRPDVPIDVFVFALFNEDMKPGPASERNYGLFYPNGTPVYNLGFNGASFSPSPTFSSSSKPTITFLMAVVVLLAGFSL